In Silene latifolia isolate original U9 population chromosome 3, ASM4854445v1, whole genome shotgun sequence, a single window of DNA contains:
- the LOC141649573 gene encoding uncharacterized protein LOC141649573, whose protein sequence is MVWNIQGTGNKNKINALKEVVKVYKPSIIALIETHMNGEHALKIQKIIGYTGHSRVDANGFSGGIWLYWRSEFVTVKPVKEHSQYITVEVARNGDIPWFFSAVYASPNPSNRMELWTELEQFARFNGHPWMLAGDYNETRSLNERHGGDQNMARRCALFNNWIENCQLIELEFSGPAHTWARGNSATTRQSARLDRALCNSEWSTHFSDASVRHLPAFQSDHCPLLISPNGFAPLSSVQRPFRFQAAWMTHENFPEFIESNWKTGDTLVSQLSDLSTKLQRWNEDVFGNIFRKKKRTVCSNRRLLA, encoded by the coding sequence ATGGTATGGAATATACAAGGGACGGGAAATAAGAATAAAATTAATGCACTGAAAGAAGTGGTTAAGGTTTACAAGCCGTCAATTATTGCACTCATCGAAACTCACATGAATGGCGAGCATGCTCTGAAAATTCAGAAAATTATTGGCTACACCGGTCACTCTCGGGTTGATGCCAACGGGTTTAGTGGAGGTATATGGCTCTATTGGCGATCTGAATTTGTCACTGTCAAACCGGTGAAGGAGCATTCACAATATATTACTGTTGAAGTAGCGCGTAATGGAGATATACCCTGGTTTTTCTCGGCTGTTTATGCTAGCCCGAACCCCTCTAACCGGATGGAATTATGGACTGAACTTGAACAATTTGCCCGCTTTAATGGACATCCTTGGATGCTAGCTGGTGACTACAACGAGACTCGTTCTTTGAATGAAAGACACGGAGGAGATCAAAATATGGCTCGTCGATGCGCCCTCTTTAACAATTGGATAGAAAACTGCCAATTAATTGAATTAGAATTTTCTGGTCCGGCTCATACTTGGGCCCGCGGAAACTCAGCTACAACTCGTCAAAGTGCCCGCCTCGATAGAGCCTTATGTAATAGTGAATGGAGCACTCATTTTAGCGATGCCAGTGTTCGTCATCTCCCTGCATTCCAATCTGATCATTGCCCTTTACTTATCTCTCCAAACGGATTTGCGCCGCTAAGCTCTGTCCAACGACCTTTTCGTTTCCAAGCAGCTTGGATGACCCATGAGAATTTTCCCGAGTTTATAGAATCCAACTGGAAGACGGGAGATACTTTAGTATCACAATTATCAGATTTATCGACCAAATTACAGCGGTGGAATGAAGATGTGTTTGGCAatatttttcgaaaaaaaaagagaactgTCTGCTCGAATCGAAGGTTGTTAGCGTGA
- the LOC141649574 gene encoding uncharacterized protein LOC141649574, translating to MIDDHYLTIRKWIPNFIPSEDSIKFLTAWVRIPNLPVEYFNETFLMKIGTRIGKVLRIDKNTAAAERGQFTRMSVEVDITKPLLSKFRLNGKVHCIQYEGLKMICFKCGILGHSTDSCPVRANKGSEDSAHSHTETQGYVEVPVVSANSIEAGLRPEEKDDFGN from the coding sequence ATGATAGATGATCATTATCTGACCATCAGGAAATGGATTCCTAATTTCATTCCCTCTGAAGACAGTATAAAGTTCCTAACGGCATGGGTTCGTATACCAAATCTACCCGTTGAATACTTTAACGAAACCTTTCTGATGAAAATAGGCACGAGAATTGGGAAGGTGCTACGAATTGATAAGAATACTGCAGCTGCAGAACGCGGCCAATTTACGCGTATGAGCGTAGAAGTCGACATAACCAAACCCCTCCTGTCCAAATTTCGATTAAATGGCAAGGTTCATTGTATTCAATATGAAGGATTGAAAATGATTTGTTTCAAATGTGGTATATTAGGACATAGTACTGATAGTTGTCCTGTTCGGGCAAATAAAGGGTCTGAAGATAGTGCTCATTCGCATACAGAGACACAGGGATATGTCGAAGTCCCAGTAGTGAGTGCCAATTCTATTGAAGCAGGCCTTAGACCGGAGGAGAAAGACGACTTTGGTAACTGA